The following proteins come from a genomic window of Azoarcus sp. PA01:
- the crcB gene encoding fluoride efflux transporter CrcB, with product MTSPVTVSAFLAVGAGAALGAWLRWGLGLLLNPIFLTIPFGTLAANLLGGLLMGASLAWIHAVPAMSPVLKLLLTTGFLGGLTTFSTFSAEGLHLVQRGEWGWLALHTALHVAGSLLMAGVGYAAFNAWRG from the coding sequence ATGACGTCGCCGGTGACGGTGTCGGCGTTTCTCGCGGTCGGCGCCGGCGCGGCGCTCGGTGCGTGGCTGCGCTGGGGGCTCGGACTGCTGCTGAACCCGATCTTCCTGACCATTCCGTTCGGCACGCTCGCGGCGAACCTGCTCGGCGGCTTGCTGATGGGCGCTTCGCTCGCGTGGATCCATGCCGTTCCCGCGATGTCGCCCGTGCTGAAGCTGCTGCTGACGACCGGTTTTCTTGGCGGACTGACGACCTTTTCGACGTTCTCCGCCGAAGGCCTGCATCTCGTCCAGCGCGGCGAATGGGGCTGGCTCGCGTTGCACACCGCGCTTCACGTCGCCGGGTCGCTGCTGATGGCGGGGGTCGGTTACGCGGCGTTCAATGCCTGGCGCGGCTGA
- a CDS encoding ABC transporter permease yields MTPADTLRFATRAATGYPLRTALMILAMSIGVAAVVVLTALGDGARRYVVNEFSALGSNLIIVLPGRSETGGVGLGSLFTSTPRDLTVRDAAALLRAPDVQRITPLTLGNSEIAYGGRLREVLVLGTSADYLDIRGYRMGLGHFLPREDLERASSVAVLGATLCDELFGIESAVGRMIRVGDRRLRVIGVLEKSGQGLGMNTDELVVVPVATAQAMFNTNTLFRVMVEARSRDALASAQRQVEDIMRTRRDGELDITVITQDAVLGTFDRILGALTFAVAGIAAISLAVAGILVMNVMLVAVTQRTAEIGLLKALGATGRNIRFAFLAEAALLSLAGALAGLALGHLGAWGLRLAFPVLPAWPPDWAVYAGLGTAIVTGVLFGVMPARRAARLDAVQALAKR; encoded by the coding sequence ATGACGCCCGCCGACACCCTGCGCTTCGCGACGCGCGCGGCCACCGGCTATCCGCTGCGCACCGCGCTGATGATCCTCGCGATGTCGATCGGCGTCGCCGCGGTCGTCGTGCTGACGGCGCTTGGCGACGGGGCGCGCCGTTACGTCGTCAACGAGTTCTCCGCGCTCGGCAGCAACCTCATCATCGTGTTGCCCGGGCGTTCGGAAACCGGCGGCGTCGGTCTCGGCAGCCTGTTCACGAGCACGCCGCGCGACCTCACGGTGCGCGACGCCGCGGCGCTGCTGCGTGCACCCGACGTGCAGCGCATCACGCCGCTGACGCTCGGCAATTCCGAAATCGCGTACGGCGGACGGCTGCGCGAAGTGCTCGTGCTCGGCACCAGCGCGGACTACCTCGACATCCGCGGCTACCGCATGGGGCTGGGGCACTTCCTGCCGCGCGAGGATCTCGAACGCGCGTCGTCGGTCGCGGTGCTCGGTGCGACGCTGTGCGACGAGCTCTTCGGCATAGAGTCCGCGGTCGGCCGCATGATCCGCGTCGGCGACCGGCGGCTGCGCGTCATCGGCGTGCTCGAGAAGTCCGGCCAGGGCCTGGGCATGAACACCGACGAGCTTGTCGTCGTGCCGGTCGCGACCGCGCAGGCGATGTTCAACACCAACACGCTGTTCCGCGTGATGGTCGAAGCGCGCAGCCGCGACGCGCTCGCCTCGGCCCAGCGCCAGGTCGAAGACATCATGCGCACGCGTCGCGACGGCGAACTCGACATCACCGTGATCACGCAGGACGCGGTGCTCGGCACTTTCGACCGCATCCTCGGCGCGCTGACGTTCGCGGTCGCCGGCATCGCCGCGATCAGCTTGGCGGTCGCAGGCATCCTCGTGATGAACGTGATGCTCGTCGCGGTCACGCAGCGCACCGCGGAAATCGGCCTGTTGAAAGCGCTGGGGGCGACCGGACGCAACATCCGCTTCGCTTTCCTCGCCGAAGCGGCGCTGCTGTCGCTCGCGGGCGCGCTCGCCGGCCTCGCGCTCGGGCACCTCGGCGCCTGGGGGCTGCGGCTCGCATTCCCGGTGCTGCCGGCCTGGCCGCCGGACTGGGCCGTGTACGCCGGGCTCGGCACGGCGATCGTGACCGGCGTGCTGTTCGGCGTCATGCCGGCGCGCCGCGCTGCGCGCCTCGACGCGGTGCAGGCGCTGGCGAAGCGATGA
- a CDS encoding YIP1 family protein, which translates to MNTHNLPKMFYSYREGWQYLIETHPSVRKLFTTFVLPMSLIPPVMLLYALLVMPGGVFPELVPAITVGEALAVAVAFFLAELAMVLLMASIIQQMGDVVDATPTYQDAFLLAAVAPTPLWISALALFVPITWFNALVVAVAWVASAALIYHGVYPLFRLADKSKARVMGTFVLMAGIIAWIALLVVLALAMSMIIGLRG; encoded by the coding sequence ATGAACACGCACAATCTTCCGAAAATGTTCTATTCGTATCGCGAAGGCTGGCAGTATCTGATCGAAACTCACCCCAGCGTGAGAAAGCTTTTCACGACGTTCGTGCTGCCGATGTCGCTGATCCCTCCGGTGATGTTGCTGTATGCGCTGCTGGTCATGCCGGGAGGAGTGTTTCCGGAACTGGTGCCGGCGATCACGGTCGGCGAAGCGCTCGCCGTTGCCGTCGCGTTCTTCCTCGCGGAGCTGGCGATGGTCTTGCTGATGGCGTCGATCATCCAGCAGATGGGTGACGTCGTCGATGCGACGCCGACCTATCAGGACGCGTTCCTGCTCGCGGCCGTCGCGCCGACGCCGCTATGGATTTCCGCGCTCGCGCTGTTCGTGCCGATCACGTGGTTCAACGCACTCGTCGTCGCGGTGGCGTGGGTGGCGTCGGCGGCGCTGATCTACCACGGCGTCTATCCCCTGTTCAGACTCGCGGACAAGAGCAAGGCCCGGGTCATGGGCACTTTCGTGCTGATGGCCGGGATCATCGCGTGGATCGCGTTGCTGGTCGTCCTGGCGCTCGCGATGAGCATGATCATCGGCTTGCGCGGCTGA
- a CDS encoding TIGR03862 family flavoprotein, which translates to MSGSGKGSVAVIGGGPAGLMAAEMLSSRGHAVDVFDAMPSLGRKFLLAGIGGLNLTHSEAPDAFASRYRERRPEFERLLAAFGATALRDWAHGLGIETFVGSSGRVFPVGMKAAPLLRAWLHRLREAGVRFHVRHRWLGWHSGEDLPTRGLRFATPAGERVVSADAVVLALGGASWARLGSDGAWVPWLCERNVTVAALKAANCGFDVAVQHSSRDAIGMGWSEHFRARFAGQPLKSVALAFTDARGETHQRAGECMVSATGLEGSLIYALSAPLRDALAANGTVELSIDLAPDRTLERLTEELSRPRGTRSMSSHLQSKVGITGVKAALLRECLAPDAFASPARLAAAIHALPLKLVAPRPLDEAISTAGGVVFEELDEGLMIRKLPGVFCCGEMLDWEAPTGGYLLTGCFATGRAAGLGACAWLASATRK; encoded by the coding sequence ATGAGCGGCAGCGGGAAAGGCAGCGTCGCCGTCATCGGCGGCGGGCCGGCAGGACTGATGGCTGCCGAAATGCTTTCGTCGCGCGGTCACGCCGTCGACGTCTTCGACGCGATGCCTTCGCTCGGGCGCAAGTTTCTCCTCGCCGGCATCGGCGGCCTGAATCTCACCCATTCGGAAGCGCCCGACGCCTTCGCCTCGCGCTACCGCGAACGCCGGCCCGAATTCGAGCGCCTGCTCGCGGCGTTCGGCGCGACCGCGCTGCGCGATTGGGCGCACGGGCTCGGCATCGAGACGTTCGTCGGCAGTTCCGGGCGGGTGTTTCCGGTCGGAATGAAAGCGGCGCCGCTGCTGCGCGCATGGCTGCATCGGCTGCGCGAGGCCGGAGTGCGCTTTCACGTGCGCCACCGCTGGCTGGGCTGGCACTCAGGCGAGGATTTGCCGACGCGCGGCCTGCGCTTCGCGACCCCTGCCGGTGAGCGCGTCGTCAGCGCCGACGCGGTCGTGCTCGCGCTCGGCGGCGCGAGCTGGGCGAGACTCGGCTCGGACGGCGCGTGGGTGCCGTGGCTTTGCGAGCGTAACGTCACGGTCGCGGCGCTGAAAGCCGCGAACTGCGGTTTCGACGTCGCCGTGCAACATTCCAGTCGTGATGCGATCGGCATGGGCTGGAGCGAGCATTTCCGCGCTCGTTTCGCCGGCCAGCCGCTGAAATCCGTCGCGCTCGCCTTCACCGACGCCCGCGGCGAGACGCATCAGCGTGCGGGCGAATGCATGGTGTCGGCGACGGGCCTCGAAGGCAGCCTGATCTACGCGCTTTCGGCGCCGCTGCGCGACGCACTCGCGGCGAACGGCACCGTCGAACTGTCGATCGATCTCGCGCCGGACCGCACGCTCGAACGGCTCACCGAAGAACTCTCACGCCCACGCGGCACCCGATCGATGTCGAGCCACCTGCAAAGCAAGGTGGGGATTACCGGCGTCAAGGCCGCGCTGCTGCGCGAGTGTCTGGCTCCGGACGCGTTCGCATCGCCCGCCCGGCTTGCCGCCGCGATCCATGCGCTGCCGCTCAAACTGGTTGCGCCTCGACCGCTCGACGAGGCGATCAGCACCGCGGGCGGCGTGGTGTTCGAGGAGCTCGACGAAGGCCTGATGATCCGCAAGCTCCCGGGAGTCTTCTGCTGCGGCGAGATGCTCGACTGGGAGGCGCCGACCGGCGGCTACCTGCTGACCGGCTGCTTTGCGACGGGTCGCGCGGCGGGCCTGGGCGCATGCGCCTGGCTGGCGAGCGCGACGCGAAAGTAG
- a CDS encoding glutamine--tRNA ligase/YqeY domain fusion protein gives MSDTPKSGAIAPPASNFIRNLIDEDNRSGKWGGRVETRFPPEPNGYLHYGHAKSICLNFGLAQSYGGACHLRFDDTNPEKEEQEYVDSIIEAVRWLGFEWGEHLYFASDYFERMYACAEYLITSGRAYVESLSAEEMRAYRGTLTEAGRDSPYRSRSVEENLELFRRMRAGEFSDGQHILRAKVDMASPNLNLRDPAIYRIRRATHHRTGDAWCIYPMYTFAHPIEDAIEGITHSLCTLEFEDQRPFYDWLLDALATGGFFPRPLPQQIEFARLNLTYVVLSKRKLIQLVDEHHVDGWDDPRLPTLVGARRRGFTAAGFRLFAERIGVTKSDTWIDVSVLEECMREDLNDAAERRVAVLDPLKLVITNYPEGHSEQCEAPNHPLKAELGKRSMPFSGELWIEREDFMETPAKGFHRLSPGNLARLRYGYVVRCTGCEKDADGNVTAVLCEYLPDTKSGTPGADSVKVKGNLHWVSVAHAYEAEVRLYDRLFAHPYPGNRREGDPEDFERSYIDDLNDTSKLTIRAQLEPALANARPEEHFQFERHGYFVADRIDSTAGAPVFNRTVTLKDSWSKTKG, from the coding sequence GTGTCCGACACTCCGAAATCCGGCGCCATTGCGCCCCCTGCGAGCAACTTCATCCGCAACCTCATCGACGAGGATAACCGGAGCGGGAAATGGGGCGGCCGCGTCGAAACCCGCTTTCCGCCCGAACCGAACGGCTACCTGCACTACGGCCACGCGAAGTCGATCTGCCTGAACTTCGGCCTCGCGCAAAGCTACGGCGGCGCCTGCCATCTGCGCTTCGACGACACCAATCCCGAAAAGGAAGAGCAGGAATACGTCGACTCGATCATCGAGGCGGTGCGTTGGCTCGGCTTCGAGTGGGGCGAACACCTGTACTTCGCGTCGGATTATTTCGAACGCATGTACGCGTGCGCCGAATACTTGATCACGTCGGGCCGGGCCTATGTCGAATCGTTATCGGCCGAGGAGATGCGCGCGTATCGCGGCACGCTGACCGAAGCCGGGCGCGACAGCCCGTACCGCAGCCGCAGCGTCGAGGAAAACCTCGAGCTTTTCCGCCGCATGCGCGCCGGCGAGTTCAGCGACGGGCAGCACATCCTGCGCGCGAAAGTCGACATGGCTTCGCCGAACCTCAACCTGCGCGACCCGGCGATCTACCGCATTCGCCGCGCGACTCACCACCGCACCGGCGACGCCTGGTGCATCTACCCGATGTACACGTTCGCGCATCCGATCGAGGACGCGATCGAAGGCATCACGCATTCGCTGTGCACGCTCGAGTTCGAGGACCAGCGCCCGTTCTACGACTGGCTGCTCGACGCGCTCGCGACGGGCGGTTTTTTCCCGCGGCCGCTGCCGCAGCAGATCGAATTCGCGCGGCTCAACCTGACTTACGTCGTGCTCTCGAAGCGCAAGCTGATCCAGCTCGTCGATGAACACCATGTCGATGGCTGGGACGATCCGCGCCTGCCGACGCTCGTCGGCGCGCGTCGGCGCGGCTTCACGGCGGCGGGCTTCCGTCTTTTCGCCGAGCGCATCGGCGTGACGAAGTCGGATACGTGGATCGACGTCAGCGTGCTCGAGGAATGCATGCGCGAGGACCTGAACGATGCCGCGGAGCGGCGCGTCGCCGTGCTCGATCCGTTGAAGCTCGTCATCACGAACTACCCGGAAGGGCACAGCGAGCAGTGCGAAGCGCCAAACCATCCGCTCAAAGCCGAGCTGGGCAAGCGGTCGATGCCGTTCTCCGGCGAACTGTGGATCGAGCGCGAGGACTTCATGGAAACGCCGGCCAAAGGCTTCCACCGCCTCTCCCCCGGCAACCTCGCGCGGCTGCGTTACGGCTACGTCGTCAGATGCACCGGCTGCGAGAAGGATGCCGACGGCAACGTCACCGCGGTGCTGTGCGAGTATCTGCCCGACACGAAGTCCGGCACGCCGGGCGCCGACAGCGTCAAGGTCAAGGGCAACCTGCACTGGGTGTCCGTCGCGCACGCGTACGAAGCCGAAGTGCGGCTCTACGACCGGTTGTTCGCCCATCCCTACCCCGGCAATCGGCGCGAAGGCGATCCGGAGGATTTCGAGCGCAGCTACATCGACGACCTCAACGACACGTCGAAGCTGACGATCCGCGCGCAGCTCGAACCGGCGCTCGCGAACGCCCGGCCGGAAGAGCACTTCCAGTTCGAGCGCCACGGCTACTTCGTCGCCGACCGGATCGACTCGACCGCCGGCGCGCCGGTCTTCAACCGCACCGTGACGCTGAAGGATTCGTGGAGCAAGACCAAAGGATAA
- a CDS encoding DNA-deoxyinosine glycosylase yields the protein MSRLEGFPPVAAPGAHTLILGSMPGAASLAAVEYYAHRRNLFWPILGEVLGIDPALPYAQRTRRLAKAGYALWDVLGACRRSGSLDSNIENDSIEVNDFATFFALHPSIDRVFCNGTTAEQCFRREVLPALEGRFEFELRRLPSTSPANASVPYAAKLAAWREIAR from the coding sequence ATGTCCCGACTCGAAGGCTTTCCGCCGGTCGCCGCTCCCGGCGCCCACACTCTGATCCTCGGCAGCATGCCGGGCGCCGCCTCGCTGGCGGCGGTCGAGTATTACGCGCATCGCCGCAATCTCTTCTGGCCGATCCTCGGCGAAGTGCTCGGCATCGATCCGGCGCTGCCTTATGCGCAGCGCACGCGTCGCCTGGCCAAGGCGGGCTACGCGCTGTGGGACGTGCTCGGCGCCTGCCGCCGGTCCGGCAGCCTCGATTCGAACATCGAGAACGACTCGATCGAGGTCAATGATTTCGCGACTTTCTTCGCCCTGCACCCGTCGATCGACCGGGTGTTCTGCAACGGCACGACGGCCGAACAATGCTTCCGCCGCGAGGTCCTGCCGGCACTCGAAGGACGCTTCGAATTCGAACTTCGGCGGCTGCCATCGACGAGCCCGGCGAATGCGTCGGTCCCCTATGCCGCAAAGCTCGCAGCGTGGCGGGAGATCGCGCGATGA
- a CDS encoding ABC transporter permease gives MSLADFLQLALRSLVAHRLRSFLTLLGIGVGIAAVILLTSIGEGLHQFVLKEFTQFGTNIIQVTPGRQGARGGPPGLPSTTRELTLDDAAAIARLPLVTGMTPIVHGNSEVSAAGRVRRTSIYGVGADMDRLFSMRVGIGRFLPPDDPAGARAFVVLGAKLKRELFGNANALGERLRIGGERYRVIGVMAEKGQFLGVDLDDTAYIPTARALALYNREGLMEIDVTYAETTPAAAVAEAIRALLAARHGQDDVTLTTQEDMLARLSNILDILTAAVGALGGISLAVGGVGIVTIMTIAVSERTNEIGLLVALGARRATILGLFLGEAVALAAIGGALGLLAGAGLAQLVGLLVPALPVSTPWHFVVVAEVLAIAIGLLAGVLPARKAARLDPVEALRAE, from the coding sequence ATGAGCCTCGCCGACTTCCTCCAGCTCGCGCTGCGCTCGCTCGTCGCCCACCGGCTGCGCAGCTTCCTGACGCTGCTCGGTATCGGCGTCGGCATCGCCGCGGTGATCCTGCTGACCTCGATCGGCGAAGGCCTGCACCAGTTCGTGCTCAAGGAATTCACGCAGTTCGGCACCAACATCATCCAGGTCACGCCGGGCCGGCAGGGCGCACGCGGGGGCCCGCCCGGGCTGCCGAGCACGACGCGCGAACTCACGCTCGACGACGCCGCCGCGATCGCGCGCCTGCCGCTCGTCACCGGCATGACACCGATCGTGCACGGCAACTCGGAGGTCTCCGCGGCCGGGCGCGTGCGGCGCACCAGCATCTACGGCGTCGGCGCCGACATGGACCGGCTGTTCTCGATGCGGGTCGGCATCGGCCGCTTCCTGCCGCCGGACGACCCGGCCGGCGCCCGCGCGTTCGTCGTGCTCGGTGCGAAGCTCAAGCGCGAGCTGTTCGGCAATGCGAACGCGCTCGGCGAACGGCTGCGCATCGGCGGCGAACGCTACCGCGTCATCGGCGTCATGGCGGAGAAAGGCCAGTTTCTCGGCGTCGACCTCGACGACACCGCCTACATCCCGACGGCACGCGCGCTCGCGCTGTACAACCGCGAAGGGCTGATGGAGATCGACGTCACTTATGCGGAGACGACGCCGGCTGCAGCCGTGGCCGAAGCGATCCGCGCGCTGCTGGCCGCGCGCCACGGCCAGGACGACGTGACGCTGACGACACAGGAAGACATGCTCGCGCGGCTGTCGAACATCCTCGACATTCTCACCGCGGCGGTCGGTGCGCTCGGCGGCATTTCGCTTGCCGTCGGTGGCGTCGGCATCGTCACGATCATGACGATCGCGGTCAGCGAGCGCACGAACGAGATCGGCCTGCTCGTCGCGCTCGGCGCGCGGCGCGCGACGATACTCGGCCTGTTCCTCGGCGAAGCGGTCGCGTTGGCCGCGATCGGCGGCGCGCTTGGCCTCCTCGCCGGCGCCGGGCTCGCGCAGCTCGTCGGGCTGCTCGTGCCGGCGCTGCCGGTGAGCACGCCATGGCATTTCGTCGTCGTCGCCGAAGTGCTCGCGATCGCGATCGGCCTGCTCGCCGGCGTGCTGCCGGCGCGCAAGGCGGCGCGGCTCGATCCGGTCGAAGCGCTGCGAGCCGAATAG
- a CDS encoding Na+/H+ antiporter subunit G — translation MIETLGELVVSLLIVAGSGFTLVGSIGLVKLPDLMTRLHAPTKATTAGVGGVLLASMIHVVVRSGEVSAHELLIALFLFLTAPISAHFLAKAYLHLHGDRERNFPRTCNGRAWTVFDEAGEELPREDRPQPPPRV, via the coding sequence ATGATCGAAACGCTGGGCGAACTGGTCGTCTCGCTGCTGATCGTCGCCGGCAGCGGCTTCACGCTGGTGGGATCGATCGGCCTCGTCAAGCTGCCCGACCTGATGACCCGCCTGCATGCCCCGACCAAGGCGACGACCGCCGGTGTCGGCGGCGTGCTGCTCGCATCGATGATCCATGTCGTCGTGCGCAGCGGCGAAGTGTCGGCGCATGAACTGCTCATCGCGCTGTTCCTTTTTCTGACCGCCCCGATCAGCGCGCATTTCCTTGCGAAAGCCTACCTTCACCTCCACGGTGATCGCGAGCGGAACTTTCCCCGGACGTGCAATGGGCGCGCGTGGACGGTGTTCGACGAAGCTGGCGAAGAATTGCCGCGCGAAGACAGACCGCAACCGCCGCCGCGCGTATGA
- a CDS encoding efflux RND transporter periplasmic adaptor subunit produces MTPLLRRVRAVVVTLVVLALVATVVWWFTRPKPVAVRLVEVRHGLVEATLSNTRAGEIEACQRTKLSTIIGGRIDFLGVEEGDRVEAGQVLMRLWNADQDARLAVNRAQLETARRRVQEACTQADNAEREAARQSELFQRNFISASREEQARTEARALRAACETARADTRTAEAQIDATATDRQRTVLIAPFAGTVAKITGELGEYSTPSPPGVPTPPAIDLIDDSCLYVKAPMDEIDAPKIHPGQRARVTLDALPGKVFDATVKRVAPYITAVEKQARTVDVDLEFVRPLEARGLLVGYSADAEIVLEVRENVLRIPTATLQEGNQVLRYRESDGTLEAREIKPGVANWDYTEVLDGLVAGDRIVSSLEREGVKPGARVEPENDARAAR; encoded by the coding sequence ATGACTCCCCTCCTTCGCCGCGTGCGCGCGGTTGTCGTCACCCTCGTCGTCCTCGCGCTCGTCGCCACCGTCGTCTGGTGGTTCACTCGCCCCAAACCGGTCGCGGTGCGGCTCGTCGAAGTCCGGCATGGCCTCGTCGAGGCGACGCTGTCGAACACGCGCGCCGGCGAAATCGAAGCGTGCCAGCGCACCAAGCTGTCGACGATCATCGGCGGGCGCATCGATTTCCTCGGCGTCGAGGAAGGCGACCGGGTCGAAGCCGGGCAGGTGCTGATGCGGCTGTGGAACGCCGACCAGGACGCCCGGCTCGCCGTCAACCGTGCGCAGCTCGAGACCGCGCGCCGCCGCGTGCAGGAAGCCTGCACGCAGGCCGACAATGCCGAACGCGAAGCGGCCCGCCAGAGCGAACTCTTCCAGCGCAATTTCATCTCGGCGTCGCGCGAGGAGCAGGCCCGCACCGAAGCCCGGGCCCTCCGAGCCGCTTGCGAAACCGCGCGCGCCGACACGCGCACCGCCGAAGCGCAGATCGACGCGACTGCGACCGACCGGCAGCGCACCGTGCTGATCGCACCGTTCGCCGGCACGGTCGCGAAGATCACCGGCGAGCTCGGCGAATATTCGACGCCGTCCCCGCCGGGCGTGCCGACGCCGCCGGCGATCGACCTGATCGACGACAGCTGCCTGTACGTCAAGGCGCCGATGGACGAGATCGACGCGCCGAAAATCCATCCCGGCCAGCGCGCCCGCGTGACCCTCGACGCGCTGCCGGGAAAAGTGTTCGACGCGACGGTCAAGCGCGTCGCACCTTACATCACCGCTGTCGAGAAGCAGGCGCGCACGGTCGATGTCGATCTCGAGTTCGTCCGGCCGCTCGAAGCGCGCGGCCTGCTCGTCGGCTACAGCGCCGACGCAGAAATCGTCCTCGAAGTGCGCGAGAACGTGCTGCGCATCCCGACCGCGACGCTGCAGGAAGGTAACCAGGTGCTGCGTTATCGCGAATCGGACGGCACGCTCGAAGCGCGCGAGATCAAGCCCGGGGTGGCGAACTGGGACTACACCGAAGTGCTCGACGGGCTCGTCGCCGGGGATCGCATCGTCAGCTCGCTCGAACGCGAGGGCGTCAAGCCCGGCGCGCGCGTCGAGCCGGAAAACGACGCACGTGCGGCGCGCTGA
- a CDS encoding ABC transporter ATP-binding protein — MAQIELSGIERVFKLGDSEVHALHAVTVAIAAGEYVAVMGPSGSGKSTLLNLLGLLDRPNGGTYRLEGRDVTTLTADEQAEVRRNRIGFVFQSFHLVPRLTAAENIALPLMLAGVPSAERGPRVAEALQNFGLDTRADHRPDELSGGQRQRVAIARATIMRPAMILADEPTGNLDRATGQDVTALLESLNASGVTLIVVTHDPVMGGRARRRLMMEDGALVADLRADAASPA, encoded by the coding sequence ATGGCGCAGATCGAACTCTCCGGCATCGAACGCGTCTTCAAGCTCGGCGACAGCGAAGTCCATGCGCTGCACGCCGTGACGGTCGCGATTGCGGCCGGCGAATACGTCGCGGTGATGGGGCCGTCGGGTTCGGGCAAGTCCACGTTGCTGAACCTGCTCGGCCTGCTCGACCGGCCGAATGGCGGCACCTACCGGCTCGAAGGGCGCGACGTGACGACGCTCACTGCCGACGAGCAGGCCGAAGTCCGGCGCAACCGCATCGGCTTCGTGTTCCAGAGCTTCCATCTCGTGCCGCGCCTCACCGCCGCCGAGAACATCGCGCTGCCGCTGATGCTGGCCGGCGTGCCGTCCGCCGAGCGCGGCCCGCGCGTCGCCGAAGCGCTGCAGAACTTCGGTCTCGACACGCGCGCCGATCATCGCCCCGACGAACTGTCCGGCGGCCAGCGCCAGCGCGTCGCCATCGCGCGCGCGACGATCATGCGCCCGGCGATGATCCTCGCCGACGAGCCGACCGGCAACCTCGACCGCGCGACCGGCCAGGACGTCACCGCGCTGCTCGAGAGCCTGAACGCGTCGGGCGTGACGCTGATCGTCGTCACGCACGATCCCGTGATGGGCGGGCGGGCGCGGCGCCGGCTGATGATGGAAGACGGCGCGCTCGTCGCCGACCTGCGTGCGGACGCCGCTTCGCCCGCCTGA
- a CDS encoding rRNA pseudouridine synthase gives MKRSPSAGDPGRPAAETDDTTTTPSRSVAGDQAAPGARRTLGVKPAAADAAASDAGPARKTGLRTRFLPSADRRGTGKPPERQALAPAKDAERKPRPPRKNSPHHPPSVGGDGPVRRTAKAPAAGRISDRPRSRPPEAVARPRPAAPSVAAPAQTNAPEGVRLSKIMSERGLCSRREADEIIERGWVFVDGQRVSELGIRIDPNAEITLAAQAKRRQMEQVTILLHKPVGYVSGQPEPGFEPAVSLIGPDNQFDRADAQRFHPSHLKGIAPAGRLDIDSTGLLVLTQDGRIARQLIGDDSKVEKEYLVRVEGRLDERGLALLNHGLELDGRTLRPTKVEWLNEDQLRFVLREGRKRQIRRMCELVGLKVVGLKRVRIGRVKLGDLPLGQWRFLREDERF, from the coding sequence ATGAAACGCTCCCCCTCCGCCGGAGATCCCGGCCGGCCCGCCGCCGAGACGGACGATACGACCACAACGCCTTCCCGCAGCGTCGCAGGCGACCAAGCCGCCCCCGGCGCCCGCAGGACGCTCGGCGTCAAGCCGGCGGCCGCCGATGCCGCGGCGAGTGACGCCGGCCCCGCCAGGAAAACCGGCCTGCGCACGCGCTTCCTGCCGTCAGCCGATCGCCGCGGCACGGGAAAGCCTCCCGAGCGCCAAGCCCTGGCCCCAGCGAAAGACGCCGAGCGCAAGCCGCGGCCGCCGCGCAAGAATTCCCCTCACCATCCCCCTTCGGTGGGCGGCGATGGTCCTGTTCGCAGGACCGCGAAGGCTCCCGCTGCCGGACGCATTTCGGACCGCCCGCGGTCCCGCCCTCCCGAGGCCGTCGCGCGTCCGCGCCCCGCCGCGCCGTCCGTTGCCGCGCCAGCGCAGACTAATGCGCCGGAAGGCGTGCGGCTGTCGAAAATCATGTCGGAGCGCGGCCTGTGTTCGCGTCGCGAGGCGGACGAGATCATCGAGCGCGGCTGGGTGTTCGTCGACGGGCAGCGGGTCAGCGAGCTGGGCATCCGCATCGACCCGAACGCCGAGATCACGCTCGCCGCGCAGGCGAAGCGCCGCCAGATGGAGCAGGTCACGATTCTGCTGCACAAGCCGGTCGGCTACGTGTCCGGGCAGCCCGAACCGGGCTTCGAGCCGGCGGTGTCGCTGATCGGGCCGGACAACCAGTTCGACCGCGCCGACGCGCAGCGCTTCCATCCTTCGCACCTGAAAGGGATCGCGCCCGCGGGACGGCTCGACATCGACTCGACCGGCCTGCTGGTGCTGACGCAGGACGGACGGATCGCGCGCCAGCTGATCGGCGACGATTCGAAAGTCGAGAAGGAATACCTCGTGAGGGTCGAAGGCAGACTGGACGAACGTGGCCTCGCGCTGCTCAACCACGGTCTCGAACTCGACGGCCGGACACTGCGTCCGACGAAAGTCGAGTGGCTCAACGAGGATCAGCTTCGCTTCGTGCTGCGCGAAGGCCGCAAGCGCCAGATCCGGCGGATGTGCGAACTGGTCGGACTGAAGGTCGTCGGCCTCAAGCGCGTGCGCATCGGGCGCGTCAAACTCGGCGACCTGCCGCTCGGGCAGTGGCGCTTTTTACGAGAAGACGAACGCTTCTGA